In Cydia fagiglandana chromosome 3, ilCydFagi1.1, whole genome shotgun sequence, the following are encoded in one genomic region:
- the LOC134679830 gene encoding cytochrome b5-like: protein MSDTKRFTRAEVSSYNKKDNTVIIIHNHVYDVKAFLDEHPGGHEVLVNVVGKDATEDFDDIGHSLDAKELMKKYRIGELVDEEKTAEKKRPQISSVTVVKEEGFLAAWKLPIFLGILATVVWQYFFN from the coding sequence ATGTCCGACACGAAACGCTTCACGCGCGCCGAGGTTTCCTCATACAACAAAAAGGACAACACTGTCATCATCATTCACAACCACGTTTACGATGTCAAAGCGTTCCTCGACGAGCATCCCGGCGGTCATGAGGTCCTCGTCAACGTTGTTGGTAAAGACGCGACGGAGGATTTCGACGATATCGGACACAGTTTAGACGCTAAGGAATTAATGAAGAAATACAGGATCGGTGAGCTGGTCGATGAGGAAAAAACGGCAGAGAAAAAACGACCGCAAATCAGTAGCGTCACTGTAGTTAAAGAAGAAGGTTTTCTGGCCGCTTGGAAGCTGCCTATCTTTCTGGGGATCTTAGCAACAGTGGTTTGGCAATACTTTTTCAATTAG